A stretch of the Synechocystis sp. PCC 7338 genome encodes the following:
- a CDS encoding Photosystem I reaction center subunit III produces the protein MKHLLALLLAFTLWFNFAPTASADDFANLTPCSENPAFQAKSQNYLNTTDDPNSGKIRAERYASALCGPEGYPHLIVDGRFTHAGDFLIPSILFLYIAGWIGWVGRSYLIEIRESKNPEMQEVVINVPLAIKKMLGGFLWPLAAAGEYTSGKLVMKDSEIPTSPR, from the coding sequence ATGAAACATTTGTTGGCGTTGCTCCTAGCCTTTACACTCTGGTTTAATTTCGCCCCGACCGCTTCGGCGGACGATTTTGCCAATTTGACCCCCTGTAGCGAAAATCCCGCTTTCCAAGCTAAGTCCCAGAACTACCTCAACACCACCGACGACCCCAACTCCGGCAAAATCCGGGCCGAACGTTATGCTTCCGCCCTCTGTGGCCCCGAAGGCTATCCCCACCTGATCGTGGACGGTCGTTTCACCCATGCCGGTGATTTTCTGATTCCTAGCATTTTGTTCCTTTACATTGCTGGCTGGATCGGTTGGGTTGGTCGTTCCTACCTGATTGAAATTCGGGAAAGCAAAAATCCTGAAATGCAGGAAGTGGTCATCAATGTCCCCCTAGCCATCAAAAAGATGTTGGGTGGATTCCTCTGGCCCCTGGCCGCTGCTGGAGAATATACTTCTGGCAAACTGGTGATGAAGGATTCAGAAATCCCCACCTCCCCTCGCTAG
- a CDS encoding DUF4351 domain-containing protein, producing the protein MLQGIEQGIEQGIERGQKSLLLKQIKHRFGELDENNLTRIDNLTVPQLEQLGEVLLDCSDFAELEQWLGAQAGTPERKI; encoded by the coding sequence ATGCTTCAGGGCATTGAACAAGGTATCGAACAGGGCATCGAACGTGGACAAAAATCTCTGCTACTCAAACAAATTAAGCATCGTTTTGGCGAATTGGATGAAAATAATCTGACGAGAATTGATAATCTAACTGTGCCCCAATTGGAACAGTTGGGAGAAGTGCTTTTGGACTGCTCTGATTTCGCAGAATTAGAACAATGGCTAGGGGCCCAAGCTGGAACACCTGAGCGAAAAATTTAG
- a CDS encoding GldG family protein — MARLTALFRTYGKYAFLPAIAFGLAGGIALGVTGVMSKLYLGLMGIAVIFFLFWWTWLWQRSQGFLGRRSTQSSANVIASTLAVLVILTLINYIAFRYPFAWDLTENQRFTLAPQSQSLVAELEQPLKVWIFDDAPSEQDRKLLQNYQRFSDQFSFEFVHPDRRPKLVQDFNVQNKGDVFIEYGNKKQLVQNLLSFQQREALSEIQLTNAIAKAQRQETPQIYFVQGHGELPLNNEPGGVSAAVTALENLGVAVQPLNVVTDGGIPVDADAVVIVGPTRKFLPPEIAALQQYTDQGGNLLVMISPEANVGLEDVLEPWGVSFDPRLVIDLSGAGSVFGLDPTVPIFNRYGNHPITAKLQGAIAIFPLVRPVATEEKPQIQATTLVEASDLMYATQLISEDLQPNPETDLLGPFDVAVALTREGKEASSAKEMETDNNTEPEEINPSPSPPVSPSPSPTANGTNQPEAMPENDGNQAGDREESPTGENEDSGNDQTQTAQQNGDPELPPAKMVVVGSAAFASNAWFNEAVNGDIFLNSVQWLAENVDQPLGLRAKDPTDRRINLGVRRATVLGWLTWVVFPLIGLGLAVFTWWRQR, encoded by the coding sequence ATGGCTCGGCTTACTGCTCTATTTCGGACTTACGGGAAATATGCCTTTTTACCGGCGATCGCCTTTGGTTTGGCGGGGGGCATTGCCCTGGGGGTAACGGGGGTGATGAGTAAGTTATATCTAGGTTTGATGGGGATAGCGGTGATTTTTTTTCTCTTCTGGTGGACCTGGCTCTGGCAACGGTCCCAAGGTTTTCTCGGACGGCGATCGACCCAATCCAGCGCCAACGTCATTGCTTCCACCCTAGCGGTGCTGGTGATTTTAACCCTCATTAACTACATCGCCTTTCGCTATCCCTTCGCCTGGGATTTGACTGAAAATCAACGGTTTACCCTTGCTCCCCAAAGCCAAAGCCTAGTGGCAGAGCTAGAACAACCTCTGAAAGTCTGGATTTTCGATGATGCCCCCAGTGAACAGGATCGTAAGCTCCTGCAAAATTATCAACGTTTTAGCGATCAATTTAGTTTTGAATTTGTTCACCCCGATCGCCGTCCCAAGTTAGTGCAGGACTTTAATGTACAAAATAAGGGGGATGTATTTATTGAGTATGGCAATAAAAAGCAATTAGTACAAAACCTACTAAGCTTTCAACAACGGGAAGCCCTCTCAGAAATTCAACTCACCAACGCCATTGCCAAAGCCCAGCGGCAAGAAACACCACAAATTTACTTCGTCCAGGGCCATGGGGAATTGCCCCTCAATAACGAACCAGGGGGCGTTTCCGCCGCAGTGACAGCCCTGGAAAATCTTGGTGTGGCAGTCCAGCCTCTCAATGTAGTTACCGACGGGGGCATTCCAGTCGACGCTGATGCCGTGGTTATTGTTGGGCCAACTCGTAAGTTTTTACCGCCGGAAATTGCCGCTCTACAGCAGTACACCGATCAAGGGGGTAACCTGTTGGTGATGATCTCCCCGGAAGCCAATGTCGGCCTAGAAGACGTCCTTGAGCCCTGGGGTGTTAGTTTTGACCCCAGATTGGTAATTGACCTCTCTGGAGCTGGCAGTGTGTTTGGCCTTGACCCCACCGTGCCCATTTTTAATCGCTACGGCAACCATCCCATCACTGCAAAACTCCAAGGGGCGATCGCCATCTTTCCCCTGGTACGCCCCGTAGCCACGGAGGAAAAACCCCAGATCCAAGCCACCACCCTAGTGGAAGCATCGGATTTAATGTATGCCACCCAACTAATTAGTGAAGACCTGCAACCAAACCCGGAAACAGACTTGTTAGGACCCTTTGATGTGGCAGTAGCTTTGACCAGGGAAGGGAAAGAAGCCAGTTCAGCCAAGGAAATGGAGACAGACAATAATACTGAACCCGAAGAAATTAACCCCTCCCCTAGTCCCCCAGTTTCCCCCAGTCCTAGTCCCACCGCCAATGGCACCAATCAACCAGAGGCAATGCCAGAAAATGACGGCAATCAAGCTGGCGATCGGGAGGAATCACCGACCGGCGAAAACGAAGATAGTGGCAATGATCAGACCCAAACAGCCCAACAAAATGGCGACCCAGAGCTTCCCCCTGCCAAGATGGTGGTGGTGGGTAGTGCCGCCTTTGCCTCCAATGCGTGGTTTAACGAAGCTGTCAACGGCGATATTTTTCTCAACAGTGTGCAGTGGTTAGCGGAAAACGTCGACCAACCCCTTGGTTTGCGGGCCAAAGACCCCACCGATCGCCGTATTAATTTGGGGGTGCGGCGGGCTACGGTTTTAGGGTGGTTGACCTGGGTCGTTTTCCCCCTAATCGGCCTAGGGCTGGCAGTGTTTACCTGGTGGCGACAAAGGTGA
- the psaJ gene encoding photosystem I reaction center subunit IX: MDGLKSFLSTAPVMIMALLTFTAGILIEFNRFYPDLLFHP; encoded by the coding sequence ATGGACGGTTTGAAATCCTTTTTGTCAACAGCTCCGGTCATGATTATGGCTTTGTTGACTTTCACTGCTGGCATTTTGATCGAGTTTAATCGTTTTTACCCCGATCTTCTTTTCCACCCCTAG
- the rsmI gene encoding 16S rRNA (cytidine(1402)-2'-O)-methyltransferase — protein MGILYLVATPIGNLGDMTPRAIKILQEVDLIAAEDTRHTGKLLQHFQITTPQISYHDHNRHGRTQELLAKLQKGQNIALVSDAGTPGISDPGQELVAACGESNIEVIPIPGATALIAALISSGLATERFVFEGFLPTKNQSRQQLLQNLVQEQRTIVLYEAPHRLLTTLTDLQTVLGAERNLTVARELTKYHEQFWRGNLQTAIAYFTENTPKGEFCLVIAGAPADDRPSFSEENLRDELRSLIAKGLTRSQASRQLAEATKLPRRQLYQLSLELEADS, from the coding sequence ATGGGCATTCTTTATCTGGTGGCAACTCCCATTGGCAATTTGGGCGATATGACTCCTCGGGCGATCAAAATCCTGCAGGAGGTTGATTTAATTGCGGCGGAAGATACCAGGCACACGGGCAAGTTATTACAACATTTCCAAATCACCACGCCCCAGATTAGTTACCACGACCATAATCGCCATGGCCGCACCCAGGAGCTATTGGCCAAATTACAAAAGGGACAAAACATTGCTTTGGTGAGTGATGCAGGTACTCCAGGCATTTCCGATCCAGGGCAGGAGTTGGTGGCGGCCTGTGGAGAATCAAATATTGAGGTGATACCTATTCCCGGAGCAACAGCTTTAATTGCGGCTTTAATTAGTTCCGGTTTAGCCACGGAACGTTTTGTTTTTGAAGGTTTTTTACCCACGAAAAATCAGTCTCGACAGCAATTGTTACAGAATCTAGTACAGGAACAGCGCACTATTGTCCTCTACGAAGCGCCCCACCGTTTATTGACCACGTTGACCGATCTGCAGACTGTTTTAGGCGCAGAACGGAACTTAACTGTGGCTCGGGAATTAACTAAATATCATGAGCAATTTTGGCGAGGGAATCTGCAAACGGCGATCGCCTATTTCACGGAAAACACACCGAAAGGGGAATTTTGCTTGGTAATTGCCGGGGCTCCAGCAGACGACAGGCCCAGCTTCTCGGAGGAAAATCTTCGGGACGAACTAAGAAGTCTCATAGCGAAAGGGCTAACTCGCTCCCAGGCCAGTCGCCAACTGGCGGAGGCAACGAAACTGCCCCGTCGGCAACTTTATCAACTCAGTTTGGAACTGGAAGCTGATAGCTGA
- the rimM gene encoding ribosome maturation factor RimM (Essential for efficient processing of 16S rRNA), producing MMQTMETENWLEIGTIVAPQGIQGEVRVLSASDFPARFLTKGQRWIRKTAQETPQPLTLKKGKQIPGKNLYILRFAEITDRNQAEALVNYQLLVPATDRLPLEPGEFHITDLLGLIVYDHDNGDRLGIVTDFYSAGNDLLGVTLDKSPDQEMLIPFVEAIVPVVELADQRLEIKPIPGLLD from the coding sequence ATGATGCAAACCATGGAAACGGAAAATTGGCTAGAAATTGGTACTATTGTTGCGCCCCAGGGCATTCAGGGGGAAGTGCGGGTTTTATCCGCCTCAGATTTCCCCGCTAGATTTTTGACCAAGGGTCAGCGGTGGATTAGAAAAACAGCCCAGGAAACCCCCCAACCCCTCACGCTCAAAAAGGGCAAACAAATTCCTGGCAAAAACCTTTATATTCTTCGTTTCGCTGAAATTACCGACCGAAATCAGGCGGAAGCCTTGGTCAATTACCAACTATTGGTGCCCGCCACCGATCGCCTCCCGTTGGAGCCGGGGGAATTCCACATTACGGATTTACTAGGCTTAATTGTTTACGACCACGACAATGGCGATCGCCTGGGGATAGTGACGGATTTCTATAGCGCCGGCAACGATTTGTTGGGGGTAACTTTGGATAAAAGTCCAGACCAAGAAATGCTCATCCCTTTCGTTGAAGCCATTGTTCCCGTGGTGGAGCTCGCAGACCAACGCTTGGAAATTAAACCCATTCCGGGGCTATTGGATTGA
- the tsaD gene encoding tRNA (adenosine(37)-N6)-threonylcarbamoyltransferase complex transferase subunit TsaD codes for MAIILAIETSCDETAVAIVNNRNVCSNVVSSQIQTHQVFGGVVPEVASRQHLLFINACLDQALQGAGLGLPDIEAIAVTVAPGLAGALMVGVTAAKTLAMVHQKPFLGVHHLEGHIYASYLSQPELQPPFLCLLVSGGHTSLIHVKGCGDYRQLGTTRDDAAGEAFDKVARLLNLGYPGGPAIDRAAKNGDAAAFKLPEGKISLPQGGYHPYDSSFSGLKTAMLRLTQELKQSPEPFPVDDLAASFQDTVARSLTKKTICCALDHGLTTITVGGGVAANSRLRYHLQTAAEENQLQVFFPPLKFCTDNAAMIACAAADHFHNGDRSPLTLGIQSRLSVEQVGQLYTSN; via the coding sequence ATGGCAATCATTTTAGCAATTGAAACAAGTTGTGATGAAACCGCGGTGGCAATTGTAAATAATCGTAACGTTTGCAGTAATGTGGTTTCTTCCCAGATACAAACCCATCAAGTTTTTGGGGGGGTGGTGCCGGAGGTGGCCTCCCGTCAGCATTTGCTTTTCATTAATGCCTGCCTCGACCAAGCTTTGCAAGGGGCTGGTTTGGGTTTGCCAGACATTGAGGCGATCGCCGTGACGGTGGCTCCGGGGTTGGCCGGGGCGTTGATGGTCGGGGTGACGGCGGCTAAAACGTTGGCCATGGTGCATCAAAAACCCTTTCTGGGGGTACATCATTTAGAAGGTCATATCTATGCCAGCTATCTCAGTCAGCCGGAGTTACAACCACCGTTTTTATGCCTATTGGTATCTGGGGGTCATACCAGTCTGATCCACGTTAAGGGTTGTGGCGATTATCGGCAATTGGGCACCACTCGGGACGATGCAGCAGGGGAAGCGTTTGACAAAGTGGCTCGTCTGTTGAATTTGGGTTATCCAGGGGGCCCGGCCATCGACCGGGCGGCTAAAAATGGTGATGCGGCCGCTTTTAAGTTACCCGAGGGGAAAATCTCCCTACCCCAGGGAGGATACCATCCCTATGACTCCAGTTTTAGCGGATTAAAAACTGCCATGTTGCGCCTCACTCAGGAACTAAAGCAAAGCCCAGAACCTTTCCCCGTGGATGATTTAGCGGCCAGTTTCCAAGATACGGTGGCCCGTTCCCTGACCAAAAAGACCATTTGTTGTGCTTTAGACCATGGCTTAACCACCATTACTGTGGGAGGGGGGGTGGCCGCCAACAGCCGCCTACGCTATCATCTCCAAACCGCCGCTGAGGAAAATCAATTACAGGTTTTTTTCCCACCTCTAAAATTTTGTACTGATAATGCCGCCATGATTGCCTGTGCCGCCGCTGACCATTTCCACAACGGCGATCGTTCTCCTTTGACTTTGGGTATTCAGTCCCGTCTATCGGTGGAGCAGGTCGGCCAGCTTTACACCTCTAATTAA
- the plsY gene encoding glycerol-3-phosphate 1-O-acyltransferase PlsY, with the protein MTTALLLCLCLFLITYLMGSIPTGYLAGKLLLGIDIREHGSKSTGATNVFRTLGKPAAIAVLAIDISKGVMAVALVRAIYKRDWLPALPADWQNWLTLGVAIAVVLGHSKSIFLRFSGGKSVATSLGVLFMLNIWLALGTLATFLAVIFFSRIVSLSSIVAAIAVNGIALALQLPLPYLAFTLLAGMYVIVRHRNNIERILQGTEPKLGEKVSSVPEKKGVA; encoded by the coding sequence ATGACCACCGCCCTTTTGCTCTGCTTGTGTTTGTTTCTGATTACCTATTTGATGGGGTCCATCCCCACCGGCTACCTAGCGGGAAAATTGTTATTAGGCATTGATATCCGGGAGCATGGTTCCAAATCCACCGGGGCCACAAATGTGTTTCGCACCCTTGGGAAACCAGCGGCGATCGCCGTTTTAGCCATTGATATTAGTAAGGGAGTGATGGCGGTGGCCTTGGTGCGGGCCATTTACAAGCGCGACTGGCTACCGGCCTTGCCAGCGGATTGGCAAAATTGGCTAACGTTGGGGGTGGCCATTGCGGTGGTGCTAGGGCACAGCAAATCTATTTTTCTCAGGTTTTCCGGTGGGAAATCCGTTGCCACCAGCCTAGGGGTGCTATTCATGCTCAATATTTGGTTAGCCCTGGGCACTTTGGCCACCTTTTTGGCCGTAATTTTCTTTAGCCGCATTGTTTCTCTCAGTTCCATTGTGGCGGCGATCGCCGTTAATGGTATTGCACTAGCTCTCCAATTACCCCTGCCCTATCTTGCCTTTACCCTGCTGGCCGGGATGTATGTGATCGTTCGTCACCGCAACAATATTGAAAGAATACTACAAGGTACAGAGCCAAAATTAGGAGAAAAAGTTTCCTCTGTACCGGAGAAAAAAGGGGTTGCC
- a CDS encoding Gfo/Idh/MocA family protein, producing MTSSPTLTVAVIGTGFGQAIHLPVLQYHDQTQAIAIYHRDLTQAQEIAKSHSLPHSYDNLPDLLANPNIKAVTVASPPFLHFEMARDAILAGKHVLLEKPMTLRVEETIELYYLAQQRGVTVMPDFEFRFVPAWQYVAELLEREILGQLRLIKVDWLVGSRANADRAWNWYAQREKGGGALGALASHTFDYLHWLFGPARSLSANLSVAIAERPDPSDHNRLKPVTAEDTALISLTLDNEVPCQVNITSVAHGGRGHWLEIYGEKGSLVLGSDNLKDYVHGFKIFHHPAGEPMQELKVPARLDFPKVFADGRLAPVVRVVDEWAQSIFHKRTPTPSLRHGVYSQLLMDLTHQAHQQRQWVTVPDLDRLLAR from the coding sequence ATGACTAGTTCCCCAACTCTAACCGTGGCCGTCATTGGTACCGGTTTTGGCCAGGCTATCCATTTGCCGGTTCTGCAATACCACGATCAAACCCAGGCGATCGCCATTTACCATCGGGATTTGACCCAGGCCCAGGAGATTGCTAAATCCCACAGTTTGCCCCACAGCTATGACAATTTGCCGGATTTGCTGGCCAATCCAAATATCAAAGCAGTGACTGTTGCTAGTCCCCCCTTCCTCCATTTTGAAATGGCTAGGGACGCGATTTTGGCCGGCAAACATGTGTTACTGGAAAAGCCCATGACTCTGCGGGTAGAGGAAACTATTGAACTCTATTACTTGGCCCAGCAACGGGGGGTGACTGTAATGCCAGATTTTGAGTTTCGTTTTGTGCCGGCTTGGCAGTACGTGGCAGAACTTTTAGAACGGGAAATTTTGGGGCAACTGAGGTTAATTAAGGTGGATTGGCTGGTGGGCAGTCGGGCCAATGCTGACCGGGCTTGGAACTGGTATGCACAACGGGAAAAGGGAGGAGGAGCGTTAGGAGCCTTAGCTTCCCACACGTTTGACTATCTACATTGGTTATTCGGCCCAGCCCGCAGTTTGTCCGCTAATTTGAGTGTGGCGATCGCCGAACGCCCCGATCCGTCGGACCATAATCGCCTGAAGCCGGTGACAGCGGAGGATACAGCGCTAATCAGTTTAACTTTGGACAATGAGGTTCCCTGCCAAGTCAATATTACTTCCGTCGCCCATGGTGGTCGGGGCCATTGGCTAGAAATTTATGGCGAAAAAGGTAGCTTGGTGTTGGGCAGTGACAACCTCAAGGATTACGTCCATGGTTTCAAAATTTTCCACCATCCTGCCGGGGAACCAATGCAGGAACTAAAAGTGCCGGCCCGCTTAGATTTTCCTAAAGTATTTGCCGATGGCCGCCTTGCTCCAGTAGTGCGGGTGGTAGATGAATGGGCACAGAGTATTTTCCACAAGAGAACTCCTACACCATCTTTACGCCATGGGGTTTACTCCCAACTATTAATGGATTTGACCCACCAAGCCCATCAGCAACGGCAATGGGTGACTGTGCCCGATCTCGATCGCCTGTTGGCCCGGTAG
- the cruF gene encoding gamma-carotene 1'-hydroxylase CruF, whose product MEKLMRIERLLLIGHIASMGFGLAGLLLVLPHPEFVAQLPPIGQTAFQWSMAGGGVAYMILGFAAVAVYAFRTLGLLPTLGFLIPALGISVSAELLGTSTGFPFGYYRYLSGLGYKISGLVPFTIPLSWFYLGFCSYLLVRAGLRHSNLPRFGQELTAIAVGATLLMSWDFVLDPAMSQTTMPFWVWDVPGGFFGMPYQNFAGWFCTGAVFMTVATIMWRINKVEIPEADYSLPLAMYLGNFGFAMVMSIGAHIYPPIFLGFLLGVAPALYFYRRAGEDSRSTAVSRLKSVIEQDKADLAAIK is encoded by the coding sequence ATGGAAAAACTAATGCGGATTGAGCGGCTGTTACTAATTGGGCACATTGCCTCCATGGGTTTTGGTCTGGCCGGACTATTGCTGGTGTTACCCCATCCAGAATTTGTGGCCCAGTTACCTCCCATTGGCCAGACAGCTTTCCAGTGGTCCATGGCCGGCGGTGGCGTAGCTTATATGATTTTGGGCTTTGCCGCTGTGGCTGTTTATGCCTTCCGCACCCTGGGACTTTTACCCACCCTCGGATTTTTGATTCCGGCCCTGGGCATTTCCGTTTCCGCCGAACTGTTGGGGACCAGCACGGGTTTTCCCTTTGGCTACTACCGCTATCTATCGGGCTTGGGTTACAAAATCTCCGGCCTAGTGCCCTTCACCATCCCCCTTTCCTGGTTTTATCTAGGATTTTGCTCCTACCTCCTCGTCAGGGCTGGGCTACGCCACAGTAATTTACCCCGCTTTGGCCAAGAGTTGACGGCGATCGCCGTGGGGGCAACTTTGTTAATGTCCTGGGACTTTGTTTTAGATCCTGCCATGAGCCAAACCACTATGCCCTTCTGGGTGTGGGATGTGCCGGGGGGATTTTTCGGTATGCCCTATCAAAACTTTGCCGGTTGGTTCTGCACCGGGGCGGTATTTATGACCGTGGCGACAATTATGTGGCGAATTAATAAGGTTGAAATTCCTGAAGCTGACTACTCCCTTCCCTTGGCCATGTACCTAGGCAATTTTGGCTTCGCCATGGTGATGAGCATTGGGGCCCATATTTATCCCCCTATTTTCCTCGGCTTTTTATTGGGGGTTGCTCCGGCTTTATACTTCTACCGTCGGGCTGGGGAAGATTCCCGTTCCACCGCAGTTTCTCGCTTGAAATCAGTCATTGAGCAGGATAAAGCTGATTTGGCGGCGATCAAGTAA
- the miaA gene encoding tRNA (adenosine(37)-N6)-dimethylallyltransferase MiaA produces the protein MVKVPPLIVICGATASGKSQLAMALAQRLNAVILGADSRQIYRQLDIGTAKPSLGDRQRVPHYLIDICEPTENFTLAEYQRQTQKLIAELNQPILLVGGTGLYIQAIVRGLKIPAVPPQADLREQLANLGQTFCYQLLGQVDPMAQSKIEPPDVVRTLRALEVFYTTGQPISVLQGENPPNYPIVQIGLGLEPEQLQPRIAHRTHAMVEAGLVKEVERLIEQYGEKLPLLHTLGYAEIKQYLQGQISLPQATESIIVHTRQFAKRQRTWFRKDPAIHWFDANQGNLLDSVTKLVQVQENRGMF, from the coding sequence ATGGTCAAAGTTCCGCCTCTGATTGTGATTTGTGGAGCCACTGCTAGCGGTAAGTCCCAACTGGCCATGGCCCTAGCCCAGAGGTTAAACGCAGTTATTTTAGGGGCTGATTCCCGACAAATTTACCGGCAATTGGACATTGGCACCGCTAAACCCAGCCTCGGCGATCGCCAACGGGTGCCCCATTATCTGATTGACATTTGCGAACCGACGGAAAACTTCACCCTAGCGGAATATCAACGGCAAACCCAGAAGTTAATTGCAGAGTTAAACCAACCGATTTTGTTAGTGGGAGGCACTGGTTTATACATCCAGGCGATCGTTCGGGGGTTAAAAATTCCCGCCGTTCCACCCCAGGCCGATCTACGGGAACAGTTGGCTAACTTGGGACAAACTTTTTGTTATCAACTGTTGGGTCAGGTTGACCCCATGGCCCAAAGCAAAATTGAACCCCCTGATGTGGTGCGAACCCTAAGGGCTTTGGAAGTTTTCTACACCACTGGGCAACCCATTTCTGTTCTCCAAGGGGAAAATCCCCCCAATTATCCCATTGTACAAATTGGCCTGGGGCTAGAACCGGAGCAACTCCAGCCGAGAATTGCCCACCGTACCCATGCCATGGTTGAGGCCGGTTTAGTGAAAGAAGTCGAACGTTTAATAGAACAATATGGGGAAAAATTACCCCTGCTCCATACCCTTGGTTATGCCGAAATCAAACAATATCTCCAAGGCCAAATATCCCTACCCCAAGCGACGGAGTCCATCATTGTCCACACCAGGCAATTTGCCAAACGTCAACGCACTTGGTTCCGCAAGGATCCGGCCATCCATTGGTTTGATGCTAACCAGGGAAACCTATTAGATTCGGTGACAAAACTAGTACAAGTCCAGGAAAACAGAGGAATGTTTTAA
- a CDS encoding UDP-glucuronic acid decarboxylase family protein, whose product MRILVTGGAGFIGSHLIDRLMVQGHEVLCLDNFYTGTKQNIVKWLGNPNFELIRHDVTEPIRLEVDQVYHLACPASPVHYQFNPVKTIKTNVMGTLYMLGLAKRVGARFLLASTSEVYGDPDVHPQPESYRGNVNTIGPRACYDEGKRVAETLAFEYYREHKVDIRVARIFNTYGPRMLENDGRVVSNFIVQALQGKPLTVFGDGSQTRSFCYVSDLVEGLMRLMNGDYIGPVNLGNPGEYTILQLAEKIQSAINPEAELIYQPLPEDDPKQRQPDITLAKNYLDWQPIIPLDQGLTMTIEDFKSRHQG is encoded by the coding sequence ATGCGGATTTTGGTCACAGGGGGAGCAGGCTTCATTGGTTCCCATCTTATCGATCGCCTGATGGTCCAGGGCCACGAAGTTTTATGCCTGGATAACTTTTACACCGGCACTAAGCAGAACATTGTTAAATGGTTAGGCAACCCCAATTTTGAGCTCATTCGCCACGACGTTACCGAACCCATTCGCCTGGAAGTCGACCAGGTTTACCATCTAGCCTGCCCAGCCTCCCCCGTTCATTATCAATTTAATCCCGTTAAGACCATCAAAACCAATGTGATGGGAACTCTGTACATGCTGGGTTTGGCTAAACGGGTCGGGGCAAGGTTTTTATTGGCATCCACCTCCGAAGTGTATGGCGATCCCGATGTTCATCCCCAACCGGAAAGCTATCGGGGTAATGTTAATACAATTGGCCCGCGTGCTTGTTACGATGAAGGGAAGCGGGTAGCAGAAACCCTAGCTTTTGAATACTATCGAGAGCATAAAGTTGACATCAGAGTAGCAAGAATATTCAACACCTATGGACCACGTATGTTGGAAAACGATGGCCGAGTGGTGAGTAACTTTATTGTTCAAGCATTACAAGGTAAACCCCTCACAGTTTTTGGCGACGGCTCCCAAACCCGCAGTTTTTGTTACGTATCCGACTTGGTGGAAGGTCTAATGCGCCTAATGAATGGGGATTACATTGGCCCAGTTAATTTGGGTAATCCGGGGGAATATACCATTTTGCAACTGGCAGAAAAAATTCAGAGCGCGATTAATCCTGAGGCGGAGTTAATTTACCAACCCCTACCGGAGGATGACCCCAAACAGCGGCAACCGGATATTACTTTGGCAAAAAACTATTTGGATTGGCAACCGATCATCCCCCTAGATCAGGGCTTGACGATGACTATTGAAGATTTCAAATCTCGCCATCAAGGATGA